Proteins co-encoded in one Meiothermus sp. genomic window:
- a CDS encoding UxaA family hydrolase: MPRKAASKGQQLTGYRRPNGAVGVRNHVLILPVDDLSNAAAEGVARLIHGTTALPHPYGRLQFGADLELTFRTLSGHGANPNVHGVVVIGIEPKWTDRVASAIAKTGKPVETFSIERHGDLNVINAASRVAYQMAQDASELKREPIQVSELVLSIKCGESDPTLGLAGNKAQGRAVDRLVDMGASVIFGETSELTGGEHLIANRCATPALKRKFMQIYNDYIRMIEAQGVDLLGSQPTEGNIRGGLSTIEEKALGNIQKTGTRPIQAVLDYAEPVKPGQGLVFMNSSSAGAEQVTLCAAGGSVLHFFTTGQGNIVGHPLIPVIKVSPNPITCSTMSEHIDVKLPDLLVGDIGLDQAADRILEVFARTVNGRLTAAELLRHNEFVITKLYPSA; encoded by the coding sequence ATGCCTAGGAAAGCAGCTTCCAAAGGCCAGCAACTGACCGGCTACCGCCGCCCGAACGGGGCGGTGGGGGTGCGCAACCACGTGCTCATCCTGCCGGTGGACGACCTTTCCAACGCCGCTGCCGAGGGGGTGGCCCGGCTCATCCACGGAACCACCGCCCTGCCCCACCCTTATGGGCGCTTGCAGTTTGGCGCCGACCTCGAGCTCACCTTCCGCACCCTTTCGGGCCACGGGGCCAACCCCAACGTGCACGGGGTGGTGGTGATCGGCATCGAGCCCAAATGGACCGACCGGGTGGCCTCGGCCATCGCCAAGACCGGCAAACCGGTGGAGACCTTCTCCATCGAGCGCCACGGCGACCTCAACGTAATCAACGCGGCCAGCCGGGTGGCCTACCAGATGGCACAGGATGCCTCCGAGCTCAAGCGCGAGCCCATCCAGGTCTCGGAGCTGGTGCTCTCCATCAAGTGCGGCGAGTCCGACCCCACCTTAGGGCTGGCTGGCAACAAAGCCCAGGGCCGGGCTGTAGACCGACTGGTGGATATGGGGGCCTCGGTCATCTTTGGCGAGACCTCCGAGCTCACCGGCGGCGAACACCTGATCGCCAACCGCTGCGCCACGCCCGCCCTCAAGCGCAAATTCATGCAGATCTACAACGACTACATCCGCATGATTGAGGCCCAGGGCGTCGACCTACTGGGCTCCCAGCCCACCGAGGGCAATATCCGCGGCGGCCTCTCCACCATCGAGGAAAAAGCCCTGGGCAATATCCAGAAAACCGGCACCCGCCCCATCCAGGCGGTGCTCGACTACGCCGAGCCGGTCAAGCCGGGCCAGGGCCTGGTCTTCATGAACAGCTCTTCCGCCGGGGCCGAGCAGGTGACGCTGTGCGCGGCGGGGGGCAGCGTGCTGCACTTCTTCACCACCGGGCAGGGCAACATCGTGGGGCACCCCCTGATTCCGGTCATCAAGGTCTCGCCCAACCCCATCACCTGCAGCACCATGAGCGAGCACATCGACGTCAAACTGCCGGATCTGCTGGTGGGCGATATCGGCCTCGACCAGGCCGCCGACCGCATCCTCGAGGTCTTCGCCCGCACCGTCAACGGCCGCCTGACCGCTGCCGAGCTCCTGCGGCACAACGAGTTCGTGATTACCAAGCTGTACCCCAGCGCCTGA
- a CDS encoding hydroxyacid dehydrogenase translates to MIVVCEFITPSGLQRLQRSGLEVHYDPNLWKDREALKARLAGATALIVRNQTQVNAELLAAAPQLRVVGRLGVGLDNIVQPDLKAAGVQLYFARGINANGVAEYVMAAMLHLARNIAGAAAHVAEGGWNRATFGGFELSGKTLGLVGLGEVGLRVARRARAFGMRVVASDPVRLPWESAVEDLEIELVSTPEVLRRAQFLSLHAPLTPETKELIRAETLAAMPRGSFLINTARGELVHQADLVAALRSGHLAGAVLDVVDPEPLPPEHLLRGVENLWITPHVAGLTAEAQEAVGLRVAEGVLNLLGVA, encoded by the coding sequence ATGATTGTGGTTTGTGAGTTCATCACACCCAGCGGCCTGCAGCGCCTGCAGCGAAGCGGCCTCGAGGTGCACTACGACCCCAACCTATGGAAAGACCGCGAAGCCCTCAAGGCCCGGCTGGCCGGGGCCACCGCGCTGATTGTGCGCAACCAGACCCAGGTCAACGCCGAGTTGCTGGCCGCCGCGCCCCAGCTGCGGGTGGTAGGGCGGCTGGGGGTGGGCCTGGACAACATCGTGCAGCCCGACCTGAAGGCCGCCGGGGTTCAGCTCTACTTTGCCAGGGGCATCAACGCCAATGGCGTCGCCGAGTATGTAATGGCCGCCATGCTGCACCTGGCCCGCAACATCGCAGGTGCGGCGGCCCATGTGGCGGAGGGCGGCTGGAACCGCGCGACCTTTGGGGGGTTCGAGCTCTCGGGCAAGACCCTGGGCCTGGTGGGCCTGGGCGAGGTGGGGCTCAGGGTAGCCCGGCGGGCCCGGGCCTTTGGCATGCGGGTGGTGGCCTCCGACCCCGTGCGCCTGCCCTGGGAGAGCGCGGTGGAAGACCTGGAGATCGAGCTGGTCTCGACCCCGGAGGTGCTGCGGCGGGCCCAGTTCCTCTCGCTGCACGCCCCGCTGACCCCCGAGACCAAAGAACTGATCCGGGCCGAGACCCTGGCCGCCATGCCCCGGGGCAGCTTTCTCATCAACACCGCCCGCGGCGAGCTGGTGCACCAGGCCGACCTGGTGGCGGCCCTGCGCTCGGGCCACCTGGCCGGGGCGGTGCTGGACGTGGTAGACCCTGAGCCCCTGCCCCCTGAACACCTGCTGCGGGGTGTGGAGAACCTGTGGATAACCCCCCATGTGGCCGGCCTGACCGCCGAGGCCCAGGAAGCGGTGGGCCTGCGGGTGGCCGAGGGGGTTTTGAACCTCCTGGGGGTGGCATGA
- a CDS encoding amidohydrolase: MLLYGRVETMTEAGRAEAVYLEGERIADVGSLQDLSARYPGAKKQFFEQITPGLHEAHAHPQMWGLQLDSLDLEGLTDPQAVAQQVAEKARTLPPGNWIRGGGYLFRAYPTRELLDAAAPHHPVFLQSRDRHSGWANTTALEQAGITAQTPDPPGGVVVRDAQGQPTGYLLEAAQELVQQVMPKPGPAELERGLHDLARRGYTAVHHMGWCHFSLAEQLAESGRLPVRLWWALDRDHWREARPGWRGDSLEIAAVKFFADGALGSRTAWMVEPYPDGSHGLALDALELILSEGRAALKVGLGLVVHAIGTRAVQGVLEVFHQLQPVSRRIFRLEHAQHVRDAELARLSGLKLALSMQPMHLLGDAELVRFHLKGQEHEAFRLRDLWNTGLPMAFGSDAPVMKPLYELNLQAATQHPLNPAQSLTPAEVLWAHTRGAALAAGWPQYGQIRPQAPADLTLWENGRPVGRVFRGGLEL, from the coding sequence ATGCTGCTATACGGGCGCGTTGAAACCATGACCGAGGCCGGCCGGGCCGAAGCGGTGTACCTGGAGGGTGAGCGCATCGCCGATGTGGGCAGTCTGCAAGACCTGAGCGCGCGGTATCCCGGTGCTAAAAAGCAATTTTTCGAGCAGATCACCCCGGGTCTGCACGAAGCCCACGCCCACCCGCAGATGTGGGGCCTGCAACTCGACAGCCTGGATCTGGAGGGGCTGACCGACCCCCAGGCGGTGGCGCAGCAGGTGGCCGAGAAGGCCCGCACCCTGCCCCCCGGTAACTGGATTCGCGGGGGTGGCTATCTTTTTCGGGCCTATCCCACCCGTGAACTGCTGGATGCGGCAGCCCCCCACCACCCCGTCTTCCTGCAAAGCCGCGACCGGCACTCGGGCTGGGCCAACACCACAGCCCTCGAGCAGGCCGGTATTACCGCCCAGACCCCCGATCCGCCCGGTGGGGTTGTGGTGCGTGATGCCCAGGGCCAGCCTACCGGCTACCTGCTGGAAGCCGCCCAGGAGCTTGTGCAGCAGGTGATGCCAAAACCCGGCCCGGCCGAACTCGAGCGCGGCCTCCATGACCTGGCCCGCCGGGGCTACACCGCCGTGCACCATATGGGCTGGTGCCACTTTAGCCTGGCCGAACAACTGGCCGAATCGGGCCGGCTGCCGGTGCGGTTGTGGTGGGCCCTGGATCGTGACCACTGGCGGGAAGCCCGGCCCGGCTGGCGGGGCGACAGCCTGGAGATCGCCGCGGTCAAGTTTTTTGCCGATGGGGCCCTGGGCAGCCGCACGGCCTGGATGGTGGAGCCCTACCCCGACGGCTCGCACGGGCTGGCGCTCGATGCCCTCGAGCTCATCCTGAGCGAAGGGCGCGCAGCCCTGAAGGTCGGCCTGGGCCTGGTGGTGCACGCCATTGGAACCCGGGCGGTGCAGGGGGTCTTGGAGGTGTTCCACCAACTGCAACCTGTCTCCAGGCGCATCTTTCGGCTCGAGCACGCCCAGCACGTGCGCGATGCCGAGCTGGCCCGGCTGTCCGGCCTCAAGCTGGCCCTCTCTATGCAGCCCATGCACCTGTTGGGCGACGCCGAGCTGGTGCGGTTTCACCTGAAGGGCCAGGAGCACGAGGCCTTCCGCCTGCGCGACCTCTGGAACACCGGCCTGCCCATGGCCTTTGGCTCGGATGCCCCGGTGATGAAACCGCTTTACGAACTGAACCTCCAGGCCGCCACCCAGCACCCCCTGAACCCGGCCCAGAGCCTGACCCCGGCCGAGGTTTTGTGGGCCCACACCAGGGGGGCGGCGCTGGCGGCGGGCTGGCCCCAGTACGGCCAGATTCGCCCACAGGCCCCCGCCGACCTGACCCTGTGGGAAAACGGGCGTCCTGTTGGGCGGGTGTTTAGGGGCGGCCTCGAGCTTTAG
- a CDS encoding carbohydrate ABC transporter permease, whose protein sequence is MNPFKNPRIWLWIAAAIVMINGFFPSLWIFFTSIKGEAELTRIPITYWPENPTLQNYVQAFREQPLGRYFLNSVIVAVASTLLCVGVASLAAYALARLHVPRRNLILSLLVGVSMFPVASLMVPLYQTFVELGLRNNYLALILPHAALSLPVATLTLVSFFAGIPKDLESAAMVDGSTRLGALWHVVVPLSAPGVFTAAILAFVNSWDEFLLASTLLPAKAMRTLPVGIQLYQGEYVFPWPLISAALVVALVPVALVIALFQERVVGGLTQGGVKG, encoded by the coding sequence ATGAATCCCTTTAAGAACCCGCGCATCTGGTTGTGGATTGCTGCGGCCATCGTGATGATCAACGGCTTCTTTCCCTCGTTGTGGATTTTCTTTACCTCCATTAAGGGCGAAGCCGAGCTGACCCGCATTCCCATCACCTACTGGCCGGAGAATCCCACCCTGCAAAACTACGTGCAGGCCTTCCGCGAACAACCACTGGGCCGCTACTTTCTGAATAGTGTGATTGTGGCGGTGGCCTCGACCCTGTTGTGCGTGGGGGTGGCGAGCCTGGCAGCGTATGCGCTGGCCCGGCTTCACGTGCCCCGCCGCAACCTGATTTTGTCGCTGCTGGTAGGGGTCTCGATGTTTCCGGTGGCCTCGCTGATGGTGCCGCTGTACCAGACCTTTGTGGAGCTGGGCTTGCGCAACAATTACCTGGCCCTGATTCTGCCCCATGCGGCGCTCTCCCTGCCGGTGGCTACCCTGACTTTGGTCAGTTTTTTTGCCGGCATTCCCAAAGACCTCGAGTCCGCTGCCATGGTGGACGGCAGCACCCGCCTGGGAGCCTTGTGGCACGTGGTGGTGCCGCTATCGGCGCCGGGGGTGTTTACCGCGGCCATTCTGGCCTTCGTAAACAGTTGGGACGAGTTTTTGCTGGCCTCCACGCTTCTGCCAGCCAAGGCCATGCGCACCCTGCCGGTGGGCATCCAGTTGTATCAGGGGGAGTATGTGTTTCCCTGGCCCCTTATCTCGGCGGCGCTGGTGGTGGCGCTGGTGCCGGTGGCCCTGGTGATTGCGCTGTTCCAGGAGCGGGTGGTGGGCGGCCTGACCCAGGGGGGGGTGAAGGGCTAG
- a CDS encoding UxaA family hydrolase — MAHRALAHKSTDDVAVAVADLKAGEELVIHSLEGGKAHKVKLLEDVPLGHKIALKDMPEGHVVIEYGEKVGRMTQPVKKGGYVHVHNIRTLRWDYGSKSKGQKPKAKGGR, encoded by the coding sequence GTGGCACACAGGGCCTTAGCGCATAAAAGCACCGATGATGTAGCGGTCGCAGTGGCCGACTTAAAAGCCGGCGAGGAGCTGGTCATTCACAGCCTCGAGGGCGGAAAAGCCCACAAGGTCAAACTGCTGGAGGATGTCCCCCTCGGGCACAAAATCGCCCTCAAGGACATGCCCGAGGGCCATGTGGTTATCGAGTACGGCGAAAAGGTGGGCCGCATGACCCAGCCCGTCAAAAAAGGTGGTTATGTACACGTGCACAACATCCGCACCCTGCGCTGGGATTACGGAAGCAAGAGCAAGGGCCAAAAGCCCAAAGCCAAAGGGGGCCGGTGA
- a CDS encoding GntR family transcriptional regulator, with protein MTLNRTTLNREAYKALRQAILGRKIPPGQKLVVRVLAEELGLSPTPVKEALAALEREGLVVAVPHRGYFVLEPSLEDVREIYSLREVLEGLAARLAVENDGRALLRKLERLFEKQREAAEQGDIEAYGDLDLAFHRTFWEAAGSKRLLATAETIDGQIRMLINSSAAIPGRLPQSRAEHQAILQAVRDKDPQAAEAAMRTHVRNAGQALEQFLLRQAKR; from the coding sequence ATGACCCTGAACCGCACCACCCTGAACCGCGAAGCCTACAAGGCGCTCAGGCAGGCCATTCTGGGGCGCAAAATTCCCCCCGGCCAGAAGCTGGTGGTGCGGGTGCTGGCCGAGGAGCTGGGCCTCTCCCCCACCCCGGTCAAGGAGGCCTTAGCCGCGCTGGAGCGGGAAGGGCTGGTGGTGGCGGTGCCGCACCGGGGCTACTTTGTGCTGGAACCGAGCCTCGAGGACGTGCGCGAAATCTACAGCCTGCGCGAGGTGCTGGAGGGGCTGGCGGCCCGGCTGGCCGTAGAAAACGACGGAAGGGCGCTGTTGCGGAAGCTCGAGCGACTCTTCGAAAAGCAGCGCGAAGCGGCAGAGCAAGGGGATATAGAGGCCTATGGCGACCTCGACCTGGCCTTCCACCGCACCTTCTGGGAAGCCGCTGGCAGCAAACGCCTGCTGGCCACCGCCGAGACCATAGACGGCCAGATTCGCATGCTCATCAACAGCTCGGCGGCCATTCCCGGGCGCCTGCCACAGTCGCGGGCCGAACACCAGGCCATTTTGCAAGCGGTGCGAGACAAAGACCCCCAGGCCGCCGAGGCCGCCATGCGCACCCACGTGCGCAACGCCGGGCAGGCCCTGGAGCAATTCCTGCTGCGCCAGGCAAAGCGCTAA
- a CDS encoding Ldh family oxidoreductase has product MRVPYPVLKQAVSSHFQGLGLAPDQAEAFTEVILEAELEGNLGHGLTRIAQYTAQLQAGGLNPRPQMRLERTKPGVAVLHADGAPGPVAGLFAVQALAPMAREQGSAALAVRGAGHSGVLSAYVGRLAQEGLVALAFANTPPAIAPGPVLGTNPIALGAPAEPQPVIIDTSISVVARGKIIAAAKKGEPIPPGWALDKEGQPTTDAQAALEGSLLPIGEGKGFALAVLVEVLAGALAGDVLSPELPLPWMPPEQAAKPGLLLLAFDPAAFGTGYGGRVAQLIEALKAAGGRIPGARRAALREKALTEGVEVNATLQAELGKLGLHLQGGGTR; this is encoded by the coding sequence ATGAGGGTTCCCTATCCCGTACTCAAGCAGGCGGTCTCGAGCCACTTCCAGGGCCTGGGGCTGGCCCCGGATCAGGCTGAGGCCTTCACCGAGGTGATCCTCGAGGCCGAGCTCGAGGGCAACCTGGGGCACGGCCTGACCCGGATTGCCCAGTACACCGCCCAGCTACAAGCCGGCGGGCTCAACCCCCGGCCGCAGATGCGTTTGGAACGAACCAAACCCGGCGTTGCGGTTCTCCATGCCGATGGCGCACCGGGGCCGGTGGCCGGCCTTTTTGCAGTGCAGGCACTGGCCCCGATGGCCAGGGAGCAGGGGAGCGCCGCGCTGGCCGTGCGGGGCGCGGGGCATTCCGGGGTGCTCTCGGCTTACGTGGGCCGGCTGGCCCAAGAGGGCCTGGTGGCCCTGGCCTTTGCCAACACCCCCCCGGCCATTGCCCCGGGGCCGGTGCTGGGCACCAACCCCATCGCCCTGGGTGCGCCAGCCGAGCCCCAGCCGGTCATCATTGATACCTCCATCTCGGTGGTGGCGCGGGGCAAGATCATCGCCGCGGCTAAAAAGGGCGAGCCCATCCCACCGGGCTGGGCGCTCGACAAGGAGGGCCAGCCCACCACCGACGCCCAAGCCGCGCTGGAAGGCTCACTGCTGCCGATTGGCGAGGGTAAGGGGTTTGCGCTGGCGGTGCTGGTGGAGGTGTTGGCCGGGGCCCTGGCGGGCGACGTCCTCTCGCCCGAGCTACCCCTGCCCTGGATGCCCCCGGAGCAGGCCGCCAAGCCGGGGCTGCTGCTGCTGGCCTTCGACCCCGCTGCCTTTGGCACAGGCTACGGGGGCCGGGTGGCCCAGCTCATCGAGGCTCTTAAAGCGGCCGGAGGCCGGATTCCCGGTGCACGCCGGGCCGCTTTACGAGAAAAAGCACTCACCGAAGGCGTGGAGGTTAACGCGACGCTTCAGGCCGAACTCGGTAAACTAGGCTTGCATCTACAAGGAGGAGGGACAAGATGA
- a CDS encoding ABC transporter substrate-binding protein: MKKLFWLLVAVLVMSTALAQQTRLRVFVGGQQRPDIMRKILDTYQQRNPGVRVEIEVGGATSDQQQQYLTTVLASRDPSIDVILIDVIRPAQYAAAKWADTLDKYLPAASRQALLRQYLPAYAQANVINGQLIALPSFADAQFLYYRKDLLEKYNLKPPTTWDEVIQQAQTILRGENNPNLNGVGFMGNISEGTVCSFLLPIWAAGGDVNDSAGRLILTEAQARNSLQFWLDMMDKHRVSPPNMAEKAQDTIRQEMQAGRWIFGTLFAYAWARFQNDADSQVKGKIGVVPLPKFEGGRPASCLGGWQWTISDFSRNKAQAYRLVRYLSSPEVSKILAIEASNLPVFPSLYRDPDVLKANPWFADALPVVQSARARPVNPRYPEVADVMRKALNAVLARTKTPEVAAKEVIDGLRALYPR; this comes from the coding sequence ATGAAGAAGTTGTTTTGGCTACTCGTCGCTGTGCTGGTGATGTCTACTGCGCTGGCGCAGCAAACCCGCTTGCGGGTGTTCGTGGGGGGGCAGCAGCGCCCCGATATCATGCGCAAAATTCTGGACACCTACCAGCAGCGCAACCCAGGGGTGCGGGTGGAGATCGAGGTGGGCGGGGCCACTTCCGATCAGCAGCAGCAGTACCTCACCACCGTGCTGGCCTCGCGCGACCCCTCGATTGACGTGATTCTGATCGACGTCATCCGGCCGGCCCAGTATGCGGCGGCCAAATGGGCCGATACCCTGGATAAGTACCTGCCCGCGGCCTCTCGCCAGGCCCTGTTGCGCCAGTACCTGCCGGCCTATGCCCAGGCCAACGTGATTAACGGGCAGCTCATTGCCCTGCCCAGCTTTGCTGATGCCCAGTTCCTCTACTACCGTAAAGACCTGCTGGAAAAGTACAACCTGAAGCCGCCCACCACCTGGGACGAGGTAATCCAGCAGGCGCAGACCATCCTGCGTGGGGAAAACAACCCCAACCTGAACGGGGTGGGCTTCATGGGCAACATCTCCGAGGGCACCGTGTGCAGCTTCCTGCTACCCATCTGGGCGGCAGGCGGGGATGTCAACGATAGCGCGGGCCGGCTAATCCTGACCGAGGCCCAGGCCCGCAACTCGTTGCAGTTCTGGCTGGACATGATGGACAAGCACCGGGTCTCGCCGCCCAACATGGCTGAGAAAGCCCAGGACACCATCCGTCAGGAGATGCAGGCCGGGCGCTGGATTTTCGGCACCCTGTTCGCCTATGCCTGGGCTCGCTTCCAAAACGATGCCGATAGCCAGGTCAAGGGCAAGATTGGTGTAGTGCCGCTGCCCAAGTTCGAGGGTGGACGTCCAGCGAGCTGCTTGGGCGGCTGGCAGTGGACCATCTCCGACTTCAGCCGCAACAAGGCCCAGGCCTACCGCCTGGTGCGCTACCTCTCGAGCCCCGAGGTCTCCAAGATTCTGGCCATCGAGGCCTCCAACCTACCGGTCTTCCCCTCGCTGTACCGCGACCCCGACGTGCTAAAAGCCAACCCCTGGTTTGCCGATGCCCTGCCGGTGGTGCAGAGCGCCCGGGCCCGCCCGGTGAACCCGCGCTACCCCGAGGTGGCGGATGTGATGCGTAAGGCCCTCAACGCCGTGCTGGCCCGTACCAAGACCCCCGAAGTGGCCGCCAAAGAAGTGATAGACGGCCTGCGGGCGCTCTACCCAAGATAA
- a CDS encoding carbohydrate ABC transporter permease — protein MSERALALWLLVPAALLLGFIALYPVARLIYTSFYQYQLTLSPEASFNGLANYALALSDPRFWNALKNTTLIVLVTVPGALVVGLGLAMLANLPFRYKWPVRLGLLLPWALPLVFVGLIFQWFFDSQYGVVNDLIVRLGGERQFWLFKPDLAFWAICWTIIWKTSSFVALILLAGLQTIPKELYEAAAVDGATRWQVFWRVTLPLLVPSILVALIFRTITAFQTFDIPYAMTKGGPGNATETLAMYVRVTSIENLNFGYGSALAVLLFLLSMAITLVYLRYIRGADD, from the coding sequence ATGTCCGAGCGAGCTCTGGCGCTCTGGCTGCTGGTTCCTGCCGCGCTGCTACTGGGCTTTATTGCCCTGTATCCGGTGGCCCGGTTGATCTACACCAGCTTTTACCAGTACCAGCTAACCCTGAGTCCGGAGGCCAGCTTCAACGGGTTGGCCAACTACGCCCTGGCCCTGAGTGACCCGCGCTTCTGGAATGCCCTCAAAAATACGACCCTGATTGTGCTGGTTACCGTGCCTGGTGCGCTGGTGGTGGGCCTGGGCCTGGCCATGCTGGCCAACCTGCCCTTCCGCTACAAGTGGCCGGTGCGGCTGGGACTGCTCTTGCCCTGGGCGCTGCCCTTGGTGTTTGTGGGTCTGATCTTCCAGTGGTTTTTTGACAGTCAGTACGGGGTGGTCAACGACCTGATCGTGCGGCTGGGGGGTGAGCGGCAGTTCTGGCTGTTTAAGCCCGACCTGGCTTTCTGGGCCATCTGCTGGACGATTATCTGGAAGACCAGCTCGTTTGTGGCCTTGATTCTGCTAGCTGGTCTGCAAACCATCCCCAAGGAACTCTACGAGGCCGCCGCGGTGGATGGGGCTACCCGCTGGCAGGTGTTCTGGCGGGTGACCCTACCGCTCCTGGTGCCCTCAATTCTGGTGGCCCTGATTTTCCGTACCATCACGGCCTTTCAAACCTTTGACATTCCCTACGCCATGACCAAAGGCGGCCCTGGTAATGCCACCGAGACCCTGGCCATGTACGTGCGGGTAACCAGCATCGAGAACCTTAACTTTGGCTATGGCTCGGCCCTGGCGGTGCTGCTGTTCTTGCTCAGCATGGCCATCACCCTGGTTTACCTGCGCTACATCCGGGGGGCCGATGACTAG
- the murQ gene encoding N-acetylmuramic acid 6-phosphate etherase, with the protein MSKPHLTTEQISEAFRDLETRPTPAILQALVEDQLRAVEAVRRAIPQLVDAVEQAAERMRVGGRLIYVGAGTSGRLGQLDASELPPTFSWPRERAVACIAGGREALWRAVEGAEDDFEAGKRDLLALQPTRHDVVIAIAASGTTPYPLGAVAAAREVGALTIGLANNPETPLVQQSQIGIVLETGPEVISGSTRLKAGTAQKIALNAFSSALMVRLGKVYGNLMVDVQATNAKLLARAVRLTVAATGASEAQAKAALEACDYRVKTAIVMIKKSLDAPAAQALLERVGGSVRQALAARS; encoded by the coding sequence ATGAGTAAACCGCATCTGACCACCGAGCAGATCAGCGAGGCCTTTCGCGACCTCGAGACCCGTCCTACCCCAGCGATCCTGCAGGCCCTGGTGGAGGATCAGCTCCGGGCGGTGGAGGCCGTGCGGCGGGCCATACCCCAGTTGGTGGACGCAGTTGAACAAGCGGCCGAACGCATGAGAGTGGGCGGCCGCCTGATTTACGTGGGCGCCGGCACCAGCGGACGCCTGGGGCAGCTCGATGCCTCCGAACTGCCCCCCACCTTTTCCTGGCCAAGGGAGCGGGCGGTGGCCTGCATCGCAGGAGGTCGGGAAGCCCTGTGGCGAGCGGTGGAGGGCGCGGAGGACGATTTCGAGGCTGGAAAGCGCGACCTGCTGGCCCTGCAACCCACACGCCACGATGTGGTGATCGCGATTGCGGCTTCCGGCACCACCCCCTACCCGCTGGGGGCGGTGGCGGCTGCTCGGGAGGTGGGGGCCCTGACCATCGGCCTGGCCAACAACCCCGAGACGCCGCTGGTGCAACAGAGCCAGATAGGAATTGTGCTCGAGACCGGCCCTGAGGTGATCTCGGGTTCAACCCGCCTCAAGGCCGGTACCGCGCAAAAAATCGCCCTCAACGCCTTTTCCAGCGCCCTGATGGTGCGACTGGGCAAGGTGTATGGCAACCTGATGGTGGATGTGCAGGCCACCAACGCCAAGCTGCTGGCGCGGGCGGTGCGCCTGACCGTGGCGGCCACAGGGGCCTCCGAGGCCCAGGCCAAAGCGGCGCTGGAAGCCTGCGATTACCGCGTCAAGACCGCCATTGTGATGATCAAAAAAAGCCTGGATGCCCCGGCAGCCCAGGCCTTGCTCGAGCGCGTAGGGGGGAGTGTGCGGCAGGCCCTGGCGGCGCGATCTTAG
- a CDS encoding N-acetylglucosamine kinase, protein MRYVLGIDGGASSGKWAVLDEAGRLVAQGRTAPIVGHLLDEKVKAQTLAALDALLWQSRPYAPVAVVAGITGLDAGSLEAQQLGAYIQQALGLPQNRVRVLNDMDLAYRAHFAPGEGIVVYAGTGSVAYSIAQEGTVYRAGGHGFLIGDEGAGFCIGKTALRQVLRWHDMGLDTASYPLARHLYRALGGRDWPHIRAYVYGGGRQAVAALAPAVGRAALEGDQAATQILLQAGRALADLALTLRQRLGPLPVVLCGGALQVSPLIEQGARELLELTVQHASSAEAAARMALELLRTGVSH, encoded by the coding sequence ATGCGCTACGTCCTGGGTATCGACGGCGGGGCCAGCAGCGGTAAATGGGCGGTGCTGGATGAGGCAGGCCGACTGGTGGCCCAGGGCCGGACAGCCCCCATCGTGGGCCATCTGCTGGACGAAAAAGTAAAGGCCCAGACGCTGGCCGCGCTGGATGCGCTACTTTGGCAGAGCCGGCCCTACGCGCCGGTGGCGGTGGTGGCGGGCATCACCGGCCTGGATGCGGGCAGCCTCGAGGCCCAGCAGCTCGGTGCATATATCCAGCAAGCCCTGGGGCTTCCGCAAAACCGGGTGCGTGTCCTTAACGATATGGACCTGGCTTACCGGGCCCACTTCGCCCCTGGGGAGGGGATTGTGGTCTATGCCGGAACCGGCTCGGTGGCCTACAGCATTGCCCAGGAGGGCACGGTCTACCGTGCGGGCGGGCACGGTTTTCTGATTGGGGACGAGGGGGCCGGGTTCTGCATAGGGAAAACCGCGCTGCGCCAGGTGTTGCGCTGGCACGATATGGGATTGGATACTGCTTCGTACCCGCTGGCCCGGCACCTGTATAGAGCGCTGGGGGGCCGCGACTGGCCGCACATTCGCGCGTATGTGTACGGGGGTGGGCGGCAGGCCGTGGCCGCGCTGGCCCCGGCGGTGGGCCGGGCGGCCCTCGAGGGCGACCAGGCCGCAACCCAGATCTTGCTTCAGGCCGGGCGTGCGCTGGCCGACCTGGCCCTGACCCTGCGCCAGCGGCTGGGGCCCCTGCCGGTGGTGCTGTGCGGGGGGGCCTTGCAGGTGAGCCCGCTCATCGAGCAAGGAGCCCGCGAATTACTGGAGCTGACCGTTCAACACGCCTCGAGCGCCGAGGCTGCGGCCCGCATGGCCCTGGAACTGCTCAGGACGGGGGTTTCCCATTAG